In one Cellulomonas sp. WB94 genomic region, the following are encoded:
- the pheS gene encoding phenylalanine--tRNA ligase subunit alpha gives MPTSSLSPLDADGIETALTQAFAALTAAADLDELKTARLEHVGERSPLALANREIGQLAPADKVVAGKLLGSARGRLGAALAARQAELELERDARVLVDEAVDVTLPVDRAPRGARHPIETVQERVGDIFLAMGWEIADGPEVEAEWFNFDALNFGVDHPARQMQDTFFVERPDGEASGLVLRTHTSPVQARTMLERDVPIYVVCPGKVFRTDELDATHTPVFHQVEGLAVDKGLTMAHLKGTLDHFARAMFGDEARTRLRPSFFPFTEPSAEMDLWFPQKKGGAGWIEWGGCGMVNPLVLRAAGIDPDVYSGFAFGMGIERTLMLRHGIADMHDMVEGDVRFSQQFGTEI, from the coding sequence ATGCCCACGTCATCTCTGTCCCCGCTCGACGCCGACGGCATCGAGACGGCGCTCACGCAGGCCTTCGCGGCGCTGACAGCGGCCGCCGACCTTGACGAGCTGAAGACCGCGCGCCTCGAGCACGTCGGCGAGCGGAGCCCCCTCGCGCTTGCGAACCGTGAGATCGGACAGCTCGCCCCTGCCGACAAGGTCGTCGCGGGCAAGCTGCTCGGATCGGCGCGCGGCCGGCTCGGTGCGGCCCTGGCCGCGCGGCAGGCCGAGCTCGAGCTCGAGCGGGACGCGCGCGTGCTCGTCGACGAGGCGGTCGACGTCACCCTCCCGGTCGACCGGGCACCGCGCGGTGCGCGGCACCCGATCGAGACGGTGCAGGAGCGCGTCGGGGACATCTTCCTGGCCATGGGCTGGGAGATCGCCGACGGTCCCGAGGTCGAGGCCGAGTGGTTCAACTTCGACGCGCTGAACTTCGGCGTCGACCATCCGGCGCGGCAGATGCAGGACACATTCTTCGTCGAGCGACCGGACGGCGAGGCCTCCGGGCTGGTCTTGCGCACGCACACGTCTCCGGTGCAGGCCCGGACGATGCTCGAGCGCGACGTGCCGATCTACGTCGTCTGCCCGGGCAAGGTGTTCCGCACGGACGAGCTCGACGCGACGCACACCCCGGTGTTCCACCAGGTCGAGGGTCTCGCGGTCGACAAGGGCCTGACGATGGCGCACCTCAAGGGCACGCTCGACCACTTCGCGCGGGCGATGTTCGGCGACGAGGCGCGCACCCGTTTGCGGCCGTCGTTCTTCCCGTTCACCGAGCCCAGCGCCGAGATGGACCTGTGGTTCCCGCAGAAGAAGGGCGGGGCCGGCTGGATCGAGTGGGGGGGCTGCGGCATGGTCAACCCGCTCGTGCTGCGGGCCGCGGGGATCGACCCCGACGTCTACTCCGGCTTCGCGTTCGGGATGGGCATCGAGCGGACCCTGATGCTGAGGCACGGGATCGCCGACATGCACGACATGGTGGAGGGCGACGTCCGCTTCTCCCAGCAGTTCGGGACGGAGATCTGA
- the thpR gene encoding RNA 2',3'-cyclic phosphodiesterase, which produces MRLFVAVRPPEPVLIHLDLALRTVAAAVDTGDRSSPVRWTEVENRHLTVAFFGDVADSLVGELGDAVAAAVAEAHPFELHLRGAGVFAHRTLWVGVGGDVVAMRQLSDAVGRAGSDLVARSDDRVRSRPHLTVGRVDPSIRRSRSRWTGQAQAEDPAEALVRALAVYEGPSWLVEDVLLLASQPGAGRGGGPLYSTVRTHTFRAM; this is translated from the coding sequence ATGCGTCTCTTCGTCGCCGTCCGGCCGCCGGAGCCGGTCCTGATCCACCTGGATCTCGCGCTGCGAACGGTGGCAGCGGCGGTCGACACCGGTGATCGGTCGTCTCCGGTGCGGTGGACCGAGGTCGAGAACCGGCACCTGACGGTGGCGTTCTTCGGGGACGTCGCCGACTCGCTCGTCGGCGAGCTGGGCGACGCGGTCGCCGCAGCCGTGGCCGAGGCCCATCCCTTCGAGCTGCACCTGCGGGGTGCCGGGGTGTTCGCGCACCGCACGTTGTGGGTCGGCGTGGGCGGGGACGTGGTGGCGATGCGGCAGCTGTCGGACGCCGTCGGTCGTGCGGGCTCCGACCTGGTGGCGCGGTCGGACGACAGGGTCCGCTCGCGACCCCACCTCACGGTCGGTCGGGTCGACCCGTCGATCCGCCGGTCGCGATCGCGGTGGACCGGGCAGGCGCAGGCCGAGGACCCAGCCGAGGCGCTCGTGCGGGCGCTCGCCGTGTACGAGGGCCCGAGCTGGCTGGTCGAGGACGTGCTCTTGCTGGCGTCGCAGCCTGGTGCGGGACGCGGCGGGGGACCGCTCTACTCGACCGTGCGCACACACACCTTTCGTGCGATGTGA
- a CDS encoding RNA methyltransferase, which translates to MPELTNPRAERVASVRALAGRSARSRSGRYLVEGPQGVREALRCAPELVRDVYVSVPTAERYAEIVSDAVAARVRVHSATPEVLDAMSGDAQGVLAVLDAAPTTLAAVLASRPRLVAVLAHVRDPGNAGAVIRAADAAGADAVLLTEASVDVHNPKVVRSTAGSLFHLPVVTGLSLDDAVTALRSSGLAILAADGAGDHDLDDLLDVAGPSGNNRPTGVPDLSHPTAWVFGNEAWGLPEQDRALADAVVRVPIRGRAESLNLATAATVCLYASARAQR; encoded by the coding sequence ATGCCCGAGCTGACCAACCCCCGCGCTGAACGGGTTGCGTCGGTCAGGGCGTTGGCCGGGCGTTCTGCGCGTTCGCGCAGCGGCCGCTACCTGGTCGAAGGGCCGCAGGGGGTCCGTGAGGCGCTCCGGTGTGCCCCCGAGCTCGTCAGGGACGTGTACGTGAGCGTCCCGACCGCCGAGCGGTACGCCGAGATCGTCTCCGACGCGGTCGCGGCCCGGGTGCGAGTGCACAGCGCCACCCCGGAGGTCCTCGACGCCATGTCGGGTGACGCGCAGGGCGTTCTCGCCGTCCTCGACGCTGCGCCGACGACGCTGGCGGCCGTGCTCGCCTCGCGCCCCCGGCTCGTGGCGGTGCTTGCGCACGTCCGCGATCCCGGGAACGCGGGGGCCGTCATCCGGGCCGCCGACGCCGCGGGCGCCGACGCCGTCCTCCTGACGGAGGCGAGCGTCGACGTGCACAACCCCAAGGTCGTTCGCTCGACCGCCGGGTCGCTGTTCCACCTCCCGGTCGTCACCGGTCTGTCGCTCGACGACGCGGTGACCGCGCTGCGGTCCTCGGGGCTTGCGATCCTCGCGGCGGACGGTGCGGGTGACCATGACCTCGACGACCTGCTGGACGTCGCCGGGCCGTCCGGGAACAACCGCCCGACGGGAGTGCCGGACCTGTCCCACCCCACGGCGTGGGTGTTCGGCAACGAGGCCTGGGGTCTGCCGGAGCAGGACAGGGCGCTGGCCGACGCCGTCGTGCGCGTCCCGATTCGCGGCCGGGCCGAGTCCCTGAACCTCGCGACAGCGGCGACCGTCTGCCTGTATGCGAGCGCCCGCGCGCAGCGGTGA
- the rplT gene encoding 50S ribosomal protein L20: protein MARVKRAVNAHKKRRSTLDRAAGYRGQRSRLYRKAKEQVTHSLVYAYRDRKKRKGDFRRLWIQRINAAAREQGMTYNRLIQGLKLAGVEVDRRVLADMAVNDAPAFNAIVQLAKDAMPADVNAPSAA from the coding sequence GTGGCACGCGTGAAGCGGGCAGTCAATGCCCACAAGAAGCGTCGTTCGACCCTCGACCGGGCTGCGGGTTACCGCGGCCAGCGCTCGAGGCTGTACCGCAAGGCGAAGGAGCAGGTCACCCACTCCCTCGTCTACGCCTACCGCGACCGCAAGAAGCGCAAGGGCGACTTCCGTCGGCTCTGGATCCAGCGCATCAACGCGGCGGCGCGCGAGCAGGGCATGACGTACAACCGACTCATCCAGGGCCTCAAGCTCGCGGGTGTCGAGGTCGACCGTCGCGTCCTCGCGGACATGGCCGTCAATGACGCCCCGGCGTTCAACGCGATCGTCCAGCTCGCCAAGGACGCGATGCCGGCCGACGTCAACGCGCCGTCCGCGGCCTGA
- the rpmI gene encoding 50S ribosomal protein L35, giving the protein MPKNKTHSGAKKRFRVTGSGKIMREQAGSRHLLEHKSSRRTRRLAGDLVVSAADTPRIKKLLGK; this is encoded by the coding sequence ATGCCGAAGAACAAGACGCACTCCGGTGCCAAGAAGCGCTTCCGGGTGACCGGCAGCGGCAAGATCATGCGCGAGCAGGCCGGCAGCCGTCACCTCCTCGAGCACAAGTCCAGCCGCCGCACGCGGCGCCTCGCCGGTGACCTCGTCGTCTCCGCCGCTGACACCCCCCGGATCAAGAAGCTGCTCGGCAAGTGA
- a CDS encoding Fur family transcriptional regulator: MTDAQTLRELGLRVTAPRLAVLDAVGHHAHADTDTLLRAVRTTLPRVSVQAVYDVLHALTEAGLLRRIEPAGHPARYERRVGDNHHHVACRRCGAIEDVDCAVGHAPCLVPSATSGFTIESAEVTFWGLCPRCAAP, encoded by the coding sequence GTGACCGACGCCCAGACGCTCCGCGAGCTCGGTCTGCGCGTGACTGCGCCCCGGCTCGCCGTGCTGGACGCCGTCGGGCACCACGCGCACGCCGATACCGACACGCTGCTGCGGGCAGTGCGCACCACCCTCCCCCGGGTGTCCGTCCAGGCCGTGTACGACGTGCTCCACGCGCTCACCGAAGCCGGGCTGCTCCGGCGGATCGAACCCGCCGGACACCCCGCCCGCTACGAGCGGCGCGTCGGCGACAACCACCATCACGTCGCGTGCCGGCGCTGCGGCGCCATCGAGGACGTGGACTGCGCCGTCGGGCACGCGCCGTGCCTGGTCCCCAGCGCGACGTCCGGCTTCACGATCGAGTCCGCCGAGGTCACGTTCTGGGGCCTGTGTCCTCGCTGCGCCGCCCCTTGA
- a CDS encoding DUF1844 domain-containing protein, with product MSEQPQHTSSSTVPGATRDIADVAAVEVITTAAVHLMSAAAVKCGLSEDVDGVPGSAYLDLDEARKLITALAALVTASAPDLGNQHARSLRDGLRSLQLAFREASPYPDALGDGPGEKLTGPVS from the coding sequence ATGTCCGAGCAGCCTCAGCACACCTCCAGCAGCACGGTCCCGGGCGCGACCCGGGACATCGCCGACGTCGCCGCAGTCGAGGTGATCACGACGGCCGCGGTCCACCTCATGAGCGCAGCCGCCGTGAAGTGCGGGCTGAGCGAGGACGTCGACGGCGTCCCCGGCTCCGCCTACCTCGACCTCGACGAGGCCCGCAAGCTCATCACGGCCCTCGCCGCGCTCGTGACAGCGTCGGCACCCGACCTCGGCAACCAGCACGCGCGCTCGTTGCGCGACGGGCTCCGGTCGCTGCAGCTCGCGTTCCGGGAGGCCTCGCCCTACCCCGACGCTCTCGGCGACGGACCGGGCGAGAAGCTGACCGGCCCGGTCAGCTGA
- a CDS encoding MFS transporter translates to MSLAPYADLLRRPGVLRLFLVALVARIPHAATGVVVTLHVVGPLGKGYAQAGLVAASMTVGMAIGAPWRGRRVDALGVRRALLPSVIVEAAVWVVAPFLEYEALVAVAFVAGVFLVPVFSVVRQSLGVLVPPGEQRTAYALDSVGTELTFMLAPAIGVLIATQVSTTAALVTVGVATVGSGTLLMWFDPPTRSHQLAGAAGAGSARSASEAVRADLAGARVLTPALLAVLATSVAASLVLNGTDVSIVASLKSWDQASSLGWMMALWSAGSVLGGLIYGAGRRTVHPMVLALTLAVLTVPAAFVHSPVLLAAAVFVAGLPCAPALSSITATLARLVPEERRGEAMGWQGTAMTIGGSLGAPLCGWMIDARGPGAGFLTAAVVGGLLAASGLVALRSSRDRAVAADALETAALS, encoded by the coding sequence GTGTCCCTCGCCCCCTACGCCGACCTGCTGCGCCGTCCCGGCGTGCTCCGGCTCTTCCTCGTCGCCCTTGTCGCGCGCATCCCGCACGCCGCGACCGGTGTCGTGGTCACTCTCCACGTCGTCGGCCCGCTCGGCAAGGGCTACGCCCAGGCGGGACTCGTCGCTGCCTCGATGACGGTCGGCATGGCGATCGGCGCGCCGTGGCGGGGACGCCGGGTCGATGCGCTGGGTGTGCGCAGGGCGCTGCTGCCGTCCGTGATTGTCGAGGCGGCAGTGTGGGTCGTCGCCCCGTTCCTGGAGTACGAGGCACTGGTCGCGGTCGCGTTCGTCGCCGGGGTCTTCCTGGTGCCGGTCTTCTCGGTCGTGCGCCAGTCGCTGGGTGTCCTCGTGCCGCCCGGCGAGCAGCGCACCGCGTACGCGCTCGACTCGGTGGGCACCGAGCTGACCTTCATGCTCGCGCCCGCGATCGGGGTGCTCATCGCCACGCAGGTGTCGACGACTGCTGCCCTGGTGACGGTCGGCGTCGCGACGGTCGGGTCGGGCACGCTGCTCATGTGGTTCGACCCACCCACGCGCAGTCATCAGCTCGCTGGTGCTGCCGGCGCCGGCTCGGCCCGGTCCGCGTCCGAGGCGGTGCGCGCGGACCTCGCCGGCGCACGGGTCCTGACTCCGGCGTTGCTCGCCGTCCTGGCGACCTCGGTGGCGGCATCGCTCGTGCTGAACGGCACCGACGTGTCGATCGTCGCGTCGTTGAAGAGCTGGGACCAGGCGTCGTCGCTCGGCTGGATGATGGCGCTGTGGTCGGCGGGCTCGGTGCTCGGCGGGCTCATCTACGGTGCCGGGCGTCGCACGGTGCACCCGATGGTGCTGGCACTCACGCTGGCCGTGCTGACGGTTCCGGCAGCGTTCGTCCACTCGCCGGTGCTCCTGGCTGCCGCCGTGTTCGTCGCGGGGCTGCCGTGCGCGCCCGCGCTGTCGTCGATCACGGCCACGCTCGCGCGTCTCGTGCCCGAGGAGCGTCGGGGGGAGGCCATGGGGTGGCAGGGCACCGCGATGACGATCGGCGGCTCGCTCGGCGCGCCGTTGTGCGGCTGGATGATCGACGCCCGCGGTCCCGGTGCAGGCTTCCTCACCGCGGCCGTCGTCGGCGGTCTGCTGGCGGCGAGCGGCCTCGTCGCGCTGCGGTCCTCTCGCGACCGCGCTGTCGCGGCCGACGCCCTGGAGACCGCCGCGCTCAGCTGA
- a CDS encoding serine protease — translation MTPLRTVGRGLVAAGTLALVVGCGSLPTMPGPMPTDVVPSSVAVPSPATTGTGNLSPDGFDAARRMTVRIRNVGCSSLSTGSGFALDSTTLLTNRHVVADSADLQISTYDGRDVAVTAATTAALADLAIVRTAEPLPAAPVLADADPVTGDAVTVVGYPLGGQLTVTSGHVIGETTDPLNENFGEVLVTDAAVEPGSSGSAALDSAGRVVGVVYAKNTTGQSFILPVSTLRTLLADETGFTPSPSCTK, via the coding sequence GTGACCCCGCTCCGGACGGTCGGGCGTGGCCTCGTCGCCGCGGGGACGCTGGCGCTCGTCGTCGGGTGCGGCTCGCTGCCGACGATGCCGGGTCCTATGCCGACCGATGTCGTCCCGTCGTCCGTCGCGGTGCCGAGCCCGGCCACGACAGGAACCGGGAACCTCTCCCCGGACGGCTTCGACGCAGCACGACGGATGACGGTGCGGATCCGCAACGTCGGGTGCTCGTCGCTGTCCACCGGGTCGGGCTTCGCCCTGGACTCCACGACGCTGCTCACCAACCGGCATGTGGTCGCGGACTCGGCGGACCTGCAGATCAGCACCTACGACGGGCGCGACGTCGCCGTGACCGCGGCCACCACCGCAGCGCTCGCCGACCTGGCGATCGTGCGCACCGCGGAGCCGTTGCCCGCGGCTCCCGTGCTCGCCGACGCCGACCCGGTCACCGGGGACGCCGTGACGGTGGTCGGATACCCGCTGGGGGGGCAGCTCACGGTCACGAGCGGGCATGTCATCGGCGAGACCACCGACCCGCTCAACGAGAACTTCGGGGAGGTGCTCGTCACCGACGCCGCAGTCGAGCCGGGCAGCTCCGGGTCGGCCGCGCTCGACTCTGCCGGGCGGGTCGTCGGTGTCGTCTATGCGAAGAACACGACCGGTCAGAGCTTCATCCTGCCGGTGAGCACTCTGCGCACCCTGCTCGCCGACGAGACGGGCTTCACGCCGTCGCCGTCCTGCACCAAGTAG
- a CDS encoding spore germination protein GerW family protein produces the protein MPDVPFDPATVVRVASDILSVKRVYGEPFERDGVTIIPVAKVMGGSGGGGGQGAGPLTPHDETDDALDANETVRGDTEVGAAWQTPATGSGGGSGFGVHVRAVGVYVVDSQGVHWRPAIDVNRVILGGQVLGALVVLAVAHVLRRRR, from the coding sequence ATGCCAGACGTCCCGTTCGACCCGGCGACCGTCGTCCGGGTCGCGAGCGACATCCTGTCGGTCAAGCGTGTGTACGGCGAACCGTTCGAGCGCGACGGGGTCACGATCATCCCTGTCGCGAAGGTCATGGGCGGCTCAGGCGGTGGCGGTGGGCAGGGCGCGGGGCCGCTCACGCCGCACGACGAGACGGACGACGCGCTCGACGCGAACGAGACCGTGCGTGGCGACACCGAGGTCGGCGCCGCCTGGCAGACTCCCGCGACAGGCTCGGGCGGTGGTAGCGGGTTCGGCGTCCACGTCCGGGCTGTCGGGGTCTACGTCGTCGACTCCCAGGGGGTGCACTGGCGCCCTGCGATCGACGTCAACCGCGTGATCCTCGGCGGTCAGGTCCTGGGCGCTCTGGTCGTCCTCGCCGTCGCGCACGTGCTGCGCCGGCGTCGCTGA
- a CDS encoding SseB family protein → MAGRELPASSPFAGDDGSCDPRLGAALEAYGRGDGTLAQVVTALAGTRVLVPVLAELETADVVEVGGHRHTIDKEASAGIVALRAPDGRTALPVFSSVASMTAWRAEARPVPSAVARAALSAVTEQWELIVLDPGGPTTVLVPRPAVWALAQQQEWQPAVIRTGGTDAVDPRVRSAIGRAVGAVAEVLAADAVPGRRAEVAVVLTLTPGLDRARLDDVLARVNAALAADETVAEAVDSLELRLLAGP, encoded by the coding sequence GTGGCGGGTCGCGAGCTTCCGGCGTCGTCGCCGTTCGCGGGCGACGACGGTTCGTGCGACCCGCGGCTCGGCGCCGCCCTCGAGGCGTACGGCCGGGGCGACGGCACCCTGGCCCAGGTCGTGACGGCGCTCGCGGGCACCCGCGTCCTCGTGCCCGTCCTGGCCGAGCTGGAGACGGCCGACGTCGTCGAGGTGGGTGGGCATCGGCACACGATCGACAAGGAGGCGTCGGCGGGGATCGTCGCGCTCCGAGCCCCCGACGGCCGGACGGCGCTGCCCGTGTTCTCGTCGGTCGCGAGCATGACCGCCTGGCGGGCTGAGGCACGACCTGTCCCGTCCGCCGTGGCCCGGGCGGCGCTGTCCGCCGTCACCGAGCAGTGGGAGCTGATCGTCCTCGACCCGGGCGGCCCGACGACCGTGCTCGTCCCGCGGCCCGCCGTCTGGGCGCTGGCGCAGCAGCAGGAGTGGCAGCCCGCGGTCATCAGGACCGGCGGCACCGACGCGGTCGACCCCCGGGTCCGGTCGGCGATCGGTCGTGCGGTCGGCGCCGTGGCCGAGGTGCTCGCCGCGGACGCGGTCCCGGGTCGACGCGCCGAGGTCGCCGTCGTGCTGACGCTCACCCCGGGGCTGGACCGCGCGCGGCTCGACGACGTCCTCGCGCGCGTCAATGCGGCCCTCGCGGCGGACGAGACGGTCGCCGAAGCCGTCGACTCCCTCGAGCTGCGGCTGCTCGCAGGACCCTGA
- the priA gene encoding bifunctional 1-(5-phosphoribosyl)-5-((5-phosphoribosylamino)methylideneamino)imidazole-4-carboxamide isomerase/phosphoribosylanthranilate isomerase PriA, translated as MTDRLELLPAVDVAGGQAVRLVQGEAGSETGYGDPLAAALDWQLGGAEWIHLVDLDAAFGRGSNAPLLAEVAAELAGKGVKVELSGGIRDDASLERALATGATRVNLGTAALEDPEWTARVIASHGDAIAVGLDVRGTTLAARGWTQEGGDLWEVLARLDEAGCARYVVTDVTKDGTLRGPNLDLLREVCARTQAPVVASGGISSLADLEALRTLVPLGVEGAIVGKALYAGAFTLPQALDVAGRP; from the coding sequence ATGACCGACCGCCTCGAGCTGCTGCCCGCCGTCGACGTCGCCGGTGGGCAGGCCGTCCGCCTCGTCCAGGGCGAGGCCGGGTCGGAGACCGGGTACGGCGACCCGCTCGCCGCAGCCCTCGACTGGCAGCTCGGCGGGGCCGAGTGGATCCACCTCGTCGACCTCGACGCGGCGTTCGGTCGCGGTTCGAACGCGCCGCTCCTCGCGGAGGTGGCAGCCGAGCTCGCGGGCAAGGGCGTCAAGGTCGAGCTGTCGGGCGGCATCCGCGACGACGCGTCGCTCGAGCGTGCGCTCGCGACCGGCGCCACGCGCGTCAACCTGGGGACCGCCGCGCTCGAGGACCCGGAGTGGACGGCCAGGGTGATCGCGAGCCACGGCGACGCGATCGCGGTCGGGCTCGACGTGCGGGGGACGACGCTCGCCGCGCGCGGCTGGACGCAGGAGGGCGGGGACCTCTGGGAGGTGCTGGCCCGCCTCGACGAGGCCGGCTGCGCTCGCTACGTCGTCACCGACGTGACCAAGGACGGCACGCTGCGCGGACCGAACCTGGACCTGCTGCGCGAGGTGTGCGCCCGGACGCAGGCGCCGGTCGTCGCGTCGGGAGGCATCTCGAGCCTCGCCGACCTCGAGGCGCTGCGCACCCTCGTGCCGCTGGGCGTCGAGGGTGCGATCGTCGGCAAGGCCCTCTACGCGGGTGCGTTCACCCTCCCGCAGGCCCTGGACGTCGCCGGGCGGCCGTGA
- the hisH gene encoding imidazole glycerol phosphate synthase subunit HisH, producing MPSQPRVVVLDYGFGNVRSAVRALERVGAAVELTADAQAAAEADGLVVPGVGAFAAVMSGLRAVRGDQIIDRRLAGGRPVLGICVGMQVMFAAGDEHGVHTEGLGEWPGLVDRLEAPVVPHMGWATVAAADGSALFAGVEDQRFYFVHSYAARSFPLSETVDRERFAAPLVTWADHGGPFVAAVENGPLAATQFHPEKSGDAGAQLLTNWVASLR from the coding sequence GTGCCCAGCCAGCCCCGCGTCGTCGTCCTCGACTACGGCTTCGGCAACGTCCGGTCGGCGGTCAGAGCCCTCGAGCGGGTCGGCGCGGCCGTCGAGCTGACGGCCGACGCACAGGCCGCGGCCGAGGCCGACGGTCTCGTCGTGCCGGGCGTCGGTGCGTTCGCCGCGGTGATGTCCGGGCTGCGCGCCGTGCGCGGGGACCAGATCATCGACCGTCGGCTCGCCGGCGGCCGGCCCGTCCTCGGCATCTGCGTCGGCATGCAGGTGATGTTCGCCGCCGGTGACGAGCACGGAGTGCACACCGAGGGCCTGGGGGAGTGGCCCGGTCTCGTCGACCGGCTCGAGGCGCCCGTCGTGCCGCACATGGGCTGGGCGACCGTGGCCGCGGCCGACGGCTCGGCGCTCTTCGCGGGGGTCGAGGACCAGCGCTTCTACTTCGTGCACTCCTACGCGGCCCGCTCGTTCCCGTTGTCCGAGACGGTCGACCGGGAACGCTTCGCGGCTCCGTTGGTGACGTGGGCCGACCACGGCGGTCCGTTCGTCGCGGCGGTCGAGAACGGCCCGCTCGCAGCGACCCAGTTCCACCCCGAGAAGTCCGGCGACGCCGGCGCCCAGCTCCTGACCAACTGGGTGGCGTCGTTGCGCTGA
- the hisB gene encoding imidazoleglycerol-phosphate dehydratase HisB: MTTGTRTARIERTTSESSVLVELDLDGTGITDISTTVGFYDHMLTAFGKHSLIDLTVRATGDTHIDVHHTVEDVAIAIGEALRQALGDKKGISRFGDALVPLDEALAQAVVDVSGRPYLVHSGEPAGQEHHLIGGHFTGSLTRHVFESIAYHAGICLHVRVLAGRDPHHIVEAQFKALARALRSAVELDPRVQGIPSTKGTL, encoded by the coding sequence GTGACCACAGGCACGCGGACCGCGCGCATCGAGCGGACGACGAGCGAGTCGAGCGTCCTCGTCGAGCTCGACCTCGACGGGACCGGGATCACCGACATCTCCACGACCGTCGGCTTCTACGACCACATGCTGACGGCGTTCGGCAAGCACTCCCTCATCGACCTCACGGTCCGGGCGACCGGCGACACGCACATCGACGTGCACCACACGGTCGAGGACGTCGCCATCGCGATCGGTGAGGCGCTGCGCCAGGCGCTCGGCGACAAGAAGGGCATCTCGCGGTTCGGCGACGCGCTCGTGCCGCTCGACGAGGCGCTCGCCCAGGCCGTCGTCGACGTGTCGGGCCGGCCGTACCTCGTCCACTCGGGCGAGCCCGCGGGTCAGGAGCACCACCTCATCGGTGGGCACTTCACCGGGTCGCTGACCCGTCACGTCTTCGAGTCCATCGCGTACCACGCCGGCATCTGCCTCCACGTGCGCGTGCTCGCGGGCCGCGACCCGCACCACATCGTCGAGGCGCAGTTCAAGGCGCTGGCGCGCGCCCTGCGGAGCGCGGTCGAGCTCGACCCTCGCGTCCAGGGGATCCCGAGCACCAAGGGCACGCTGTGA
- a CDS encoding histidinol-phosphate transaminase — MNVPPARTALPLRDELVGIEPYGAPQLDAPYVLNVNENPYAPSPEVVADIARDVAAAAAGLNRYPDRDFLALRQDLAAYLRVESGVELEPGQLWAANGSNEVMLHLLQAFGGPGRTALSFAPTYSMYPEYARDTFTGWVAGRRDENFGLDPDVARATIAELAPTVVLLASPNNPTGTALPLATVNVVLDAAAAVPGGCVVVVDEAYGEFRRAGTPSALELLADHPHLAVSRTMSKAFGLAGARVGYLAAAPALVDALRVVRLPYHLSAVTQAVARAALRHAPALMAQIGSLRAERDALVGWLRERGLRVADSDANFVLFGMFDDRHGIWQGLLDRGVLIRETGPDGWLRVSVGTPQETAAFKDALVEVAGL; from the coding sequence GTGAACGTTCCCCCTGCCCGCACAGCGCTGCCCCTGCGCGACGAGCTCGTCGGCATCGAGCCCTACGGCGCACCCCAGCTCGACGCGCCGTACGTGCTCAACGTCAACGAGAACCCGTACGCGCCGAGCCCCGAGGTCGTCGCGGACATCGCCCGTGACGTCGCGGCGGCGGCCGCCGGACTCAACCGCTACCCCGACCGGGACTTCCTCGCGCTGCGCCAGGACCTGGCGGCCTACCTGCGGGTCGAGTCGGGCGTCGAGCTGGAGCCCGGGCAGCTGTGGGCGGCGAACGGCTCGAACGAGGTCATGCTGCACCTGCTGCAGGCGTTCGGCGGCCCCGGGCGGACCGCGCTGTCCTTCGCCCCGACGTACTCGATGTACCCCGAGTACGCACGCGACACCTTCACCGGGTGGGTCGCCGGGCGCCGCGACGAGAACTTCGGCCTCGACCCGGACGTCGCGCGCGCGACGATCGCCGAGCTGGCGCCGACGGTCGTGCTGCTCGCGAGCCCGAACAACCCGACCGGCACCGCGCTGCCGCTCGCCACGGTGAACGTCGTGCTCGACGCCGCGGCGGCCGTCCCCGGCGGGTGCGTCGTGGTCGTCGACGAGGCGTACGGGGAGTTCCGCCGCGCCGGCACCCCCTCGGCCCTCGAGCTGCTCGCGGACCACCCGCACCTCGCGGTGAGCCGCACGATGTCCAAGGCCTTCGGCCTCGCCGGGGCCCGGGTCGGCTACCTCGCCGCTGCGCCCGCGCTCGTCGACGCGCTGCGAGTCGTCCGGCTGCCGTACCACCTGTCGGCCGTCACGCAGGCCGTCGCCCGTGCCGCGCTGCGCCACGCCCCCGCGCTGATGGCCCAGATCGGCTCGCTGCGGGCCGAGCGGGACGCACTCGTGGGATGGCTCCGGGAGCGCGGCCTGCGGGTCGCCGACTCCGACGCGAACTTCGTGCTCTTCGGGATGTTCGACGACCGGCACGGGATCTGGCAGGGTCTGCTCGACCGGGGGGTCCTCATCCGAGAGACCGGCCCGGACGGATGGCTGCGCGTGTCGGTCGGCACGCCGCAGGAGACGGCGGCGTTCAAGGACGCCCTGGTGGAGGTGGCAGGGCTGTGA